atttgtgacCGTAACATAATACAGTAAAAATTTTATgccaaataaatagttaaaagaTGAAATCTAGCTTAACGACTACGGAGCTAAGAGCTAGCAATATAAGAAAAATCAcaagtatacaaaaaatacaatatgtcGGATACGTCTCACATATCAAAATAATTCACTTGTAAACGTTACATACAATTCACATAGTTTGAAAGCGCATAATCTCCACCACAATAAACAGTATCACTAACCTTTCTCGAAGGTCAATTCAAAGAATGTATAGTTATGCTTAGAATACGtcaacttaattataataaacgaTACCATAATGACAATAATTGTACTCGGCAATAACTACGATACGatagtaggtaaattaaaaaacaaaattgcactCTCGGTACGCATGTACAAAACGTAACGTCAGAACGTAAGTTTAGAATATTCAACACTTTACCGATGGGTTCTGGTAAGTTATTGCATACGAATCTTCCAGAAAACGGAAGAAGTCAATATAAATAACGTTATAAATCACAGGTGCGGCCACGGGCCGTGGTCGTGAACTCGTGCACTCGCCGCGTCAACCGCGGCACCCGCGCCTCGCGCCGCCTCCAGCTCCGGCTCTAAGGCACAGCCGTCATGGTCTGTGGAATCTACGGACAAACGCTCATGCTCAGAATCGCATCAAATCTCTAGTAGGCAAATCAggagatagatagaatattgggaaaggCTCTAGATAGTGTCAAACtagaaaattctttaaaactcTGCTGCATAATGCAATGCAAtactatttttgtactttagCTTAGCTTTTGTAAAAGCTAGATATATAAttctcttttaaataaaacattataactcattgttatttacctgGTAAGATGCTTGCTTTCCTCGTGCACAGCCATCTCGGAGCTCTTAAATTCGTTGAGTTCCCGCCTGATGGCCGCCTTGTCGCGCGGAGTCAGGCGGGTCCACGGCTTGTCCGCGCGCCGGTCGTAATCATGAGCCTgtgcaaataaacataaagattaaagacaaaaattattttatttaaagaaggcTGAAAATGGGCACTTTTGAAGGtcaaagtttacaaaagacagcgccCCAAATCGCCACCCTTCACCAATTCCTATGTGTTTAAGCTCTGAAGAAGAAATAGTGGAGCAAAACCCGCGCAACTATTCttcaaaaatatgatatttatcaATGACCAAGACATTAAATATTACGATATGTTTAGTCACGTACAAGTTCGCAACAACTGTTTGTCTTGTTTCATTATTGTGACTactcaattataattttgaattagaGACGTTTATGACTGGCCTGACTCTGacataaactaaattaaacacGACAAGGCCGGACACGAGCCTTGAAGAACGGTCCCAGGTGACGAGAGAAATTACTGGACTAATAATAATGTGGGTAGGTCAGGTTAGACCGGTAGCTAGACCATGTTCCCTTTACCGGTGAGTgagcatgttttttttatgcatacatacttaatacatatgttatttatctatactaatattataaagaggaaaactttgtttgtttggttgtaatggataaactcaaaaactactggactgattttaaatattctttcaccattagaaatctatattatctgcgagtaacatacgctatattttatcccggtgcaggcagtagctcccacgcgacggacgcgggtgaaaccgcgggaaatcgactagtttaaattataaagaggaaagatgtGATTGTTTGTTGGACATGAataagctccgaaactacttgaccaatttttaaaaaaaatcactagTGTTAAAGTGGCTAGTGTTAAACAAATAGTAGGTagataaatataggtaggtgaGTACCTGCGTAACTTCGATGTAATCGCTGAAGCGGATGATCTTCTTCTCCTTGAGTTCGTCGACAGTGGGTCGGAAGCTGAGCTTGCGCAACAGGTATCGCTTTTTCTCTTCCTTCTGCTTCTTCTCTTCGGCGGGTGACTGGCCTATAATAAtgtgttttctttaattacgaTTGCACAGACAGAGTATTTATTCTTTCattgataactttatttttgttccgAATAAGATTCAGGAcaattaaatttatatattcgtatttaaaattattatgatctGTCCTGTTAAATACTGTCAGTGGAGACAGTagtattttctaagtaaaaaGTCCCTATTGGGCAGTATGTATGGAGTGGTATAGCGAGAGCACTTACTTTTGAGTATGTTCCTCTCGACGAGCTCCTCGGCGGTGGGCCGCATGGACAGGCGGCGGATGAGGCGCGCGCCGATGGCCTCCCACGACTCCTGACGCTCGTGCTCGCTCTGCACCACCAAGATGTTCCTACGCACACACCACACACATATACACCACGGATCCTAACTCACTCGTCTAACTCCTCTCCGAACACTAACAATATTTATTCTCTGCACTTGTTGCCCGACCACTGCCAACCGACCGACAATATAAAATTCGCTAAAGCTTACGTGACgctcaaaatgttttcataatatcCGATTAACATACACACTTGGCTAATCCCCAAGACCCGTAATTTAGCGCCCaggtttaattaataaattaagcttGTTCTAGAATTTTACAACTGACTAACGTTTTGATGTATTTGTGCTACGAGATCGAACAGCACTAGTACGATTATTGAGCTGAAGTAAACATAGTAAATGGTTATTCAATAGGTGCTATTAGTGAAAATCCAACAATGCCAATGCCAAGAGCGAGCTTAGAAACAGgaagaaataaaacattgataacAATGACTTTGACGGTGCTGACGAAAATAACGCTCCCAGGCGTGCATTGTTGCCAGACGTCGTGGAGTGGACTATTACTGTGCGCACCGGACTGCGTTACGTAACACACACGTGCATGTGTTGATGTTCAGCGCGAACGAGACTCTATTCACAAGACCTGCACCTCGTCTAACTGTCACTACTAACACCCAGCCTAATCAATTGCGTAACGTTACAATTTATAGGTACAGTACACTTGACTTACACAACCATAGTCGCGAACTAAACCAACTTGAACTTAATAAGTGAAATAAAAGATTACAATGGCAACCGTGGTTTATCAATTTGCCATTCAAAATAAGCTTGAACTAGTGTTATCGGTAATTTTATATGGTTCATCAGCTTTTCCTTATTATTTTGCTCCCGAATTAGAAATATCATTATCCATCCTTACAGGAAAAAAGGCTATAATAAGCGCTTATTATGTTTTCCTGCTAATTAatctaaattaatatcaatatgtAAAATCGATTACTTATTTCTGAAGTGTGATCTCAGGAACTACCGAACCGATTCTAAAAACAACATTACGAGACGCAATTTATCCGGAAGAAATAAGctgtaacattttcaaaagcCATAAGTACTCCGGCCGCTCTCCCGAATTTGTATCTCCCGTGTAAACATAGTAATTAGTATTAATACACGAACACGTAACACTGCCAGCTCTCATTAGCTAGCGGAACGTAGGAAGTGACATTGACAATGTTGTGACTATGATATCATACAAAggaatttcaattatttttacgtaatttcTTACAAACAGTTATGAGTTTCGTTTgcgatttttttctatttcgtGTTGGCGAATGGAACtggagtttttgtttgttgtttgtttttcattgctAGTGGTTATCTCCACGTGCACATCAGTTTAAAAAGTATCTACTTCATATGTAGTGCAAAGAGTACACAATATACGCAATAACTTGTTATGATGTAGTTATTCTTTAATCAATATCTATTGTCATCTatcatatacatacattacGTCAATCTGAGCATTAACTTTGCATTGTTCTTGTTCTATGTTTTTGATATATCTCAACCTTTCCATAAGAATATTATACAGTTTACAGGGAGCTATAGTTACATTTCATTTGAAAAGGCGTTGTCCAGTCAAAGGGCTTAGCTGTTTGATTGAATGGCTATTTTAGCAAATTGGCTGCAACATGTctgttatgttttattcatcCGAATCCACCACTAGACATCGGCTATTACAGATTTAGCTAACTTTTATATAAGTtactaatgcccgttttcaccaacgaatacctaaatttagggagcatttacggaacacttaataagaatttcattttcaccaaagcctaggtgtcaattttaacctaaaaatttcacttaaacttgggagcccgattgatgcctgcttaaacaactcctatcattatcattacagaatacaaacatattttgaaccgtttctggcgatggatagtgaaatgtacctttatatgttatgtaacaccaaaaataccatgtttaaaaagcaaaaaaaaaaatgaaacgtaaacttttagaaagtttagaagctgtggaggttgtggatatgtaaaataataatcattagaagaccacgtacctatctcacgtgaaagagcagatgtctgagaaaaaagtacgatgatcatgacttttttataagattataggttatcacttgctatgaatgcacttgctaggtcgtgatgtcgctgaattattcaaaaataggaagtcctgcatgtccataaatatacagaccataacagatgcaaatctggtaatcactgatgtagtttcgcggtggccgggacaactataggcctattcagacctaagcggtattcgctaccgtctacggcagagaaaaccctgtgggtatgcggtaatatgactgttcagacctaagcggtattcgctaccacctgcgacagagaaaacccagtgggtatgcgttaatattactgttggtgttcgggatgcatgccgctgctgccgcgcggtatgtacttctacccacagcggcagtggatatcgctcaggtcgctctagccgcggtatagttatcggcacggatattgagccctgaccttcacctgcgcagaagccagctgagcgaaaccggcgcggtatctacctctacccacagcggcagcgaatatcgctcaggtttgaataggccttaaataccaaaactgcagtagataccaatgattcgaaaatggtgaatatggaggagcctatctcctaggtgataggggataccctctggaggtaagaagtaggctaacattgaacataataaattatgtaaattaaaacaaagatagtaaacaaatattttaatattagtcctcatatgatgtaccaaacattatcatcatcctcctgcaccaattcaatttgaggtgggctgggcgcagcatgtttttacacgtctttccaatttctcgcaccacctgaaactaaataaatatataattttaaccccatacttaaatccatcaactcatggagaacaaaaatacaatgaagccgacagtaaaacaaggaacacagttgtacggcaatatcttaatacactatattattatacacagatattattcacatttacctgtaaagggttcctgtcgcattaaaactatttgtgactggatccaagctttgtttttggcttcgttcgtggtcccatccgttttttgtttaatattgtgtctctatgagacgtcagcaatttcactagcttgtctttttcttctgtaagaaaggtttatcctcgttttctcttctctgccaaaataaacttatctatttaagaataataaacccaaaattaacctcactctatgtacacatacacatcagtcaatttgacaaacgcgcgaatgacataggtaaaaattcacctatagaaaacctctttactgttttattgcataaaacatagcgtaatgtattttaagttaaattaaaataacatcacaagaaaaaaaactcacaggctttagtaatatatactcgatagacgtttatttcttaagaagtacagaaaaatcattttatcgataaaatatcgactttgcattatcgtttgtagaactagtaatctgtcacttacttaagggatccatgtacaagtgtggtgaaaatgaatttaggtaggtgtcaaattgggagggatccttactaaaagtagcatttagatagggaaacggtaagaggttgttggtgaaaacgggcataaggcTCGGAGATCTTACTTAGGCAAAAATTGATACTCTAgtaatacataagtataaataaattaaaggccCGGTGACATTTCCCTTCGATATATCAGTCATCACACGCTCAGGGCTGTGCCAAATGAGCAAGCATCTTACGACATCAGTAGGAAGTATTGTTCAATGCAATAGAAATGCAGCTGTTTCAAGAAGGCCAGTTGCGATATCCAGCAATCGGTTAGACTGGGAGTGCAAGGCCATCGATAGACGATAATGTGATCGACTTTATTGCCTAGATAAAGTAGTAATTAAGGCCGCCCTTATCACTGATAGCTCTTCCTGATATGATATAACGTCACGCAAGTGGTTATCTACGAGAGAATTTTAACAGGTAACTACATGCTAAAAACATATGTTTCACCACAACAAGTAGTATAAAACAGAGGGCAAACCTATTACGAACAATTTGTCAAATTCACGAGTCTTTTGggaatttcttaattaaaataattacacagGTCGGTGCGGGTCGGCGATCGATGGAAGACCAAACCCAAATTCGGGGGTCGTGTTTGCAGTAATTAGAGCAACAAGGCTTTTTTGTTCCCTTACAAGACTGCCTTCATTTAgtgagtatttaaaaaaaaataggttgtAGTTAGGACAGTACGCCCGACGTAAATTGGAAAGTCAGAAGTTGGTGTTCGACTGTTCAATAATATTCTTATAAAACTGCGGACCAAATCGGAGAACTTCAGATTCTCCAAGATACGTCTTACGATCCTTGCGTGATATGCAAAATGTAGACTTTGGATCCAACTCCCATTGGTTGAAACGTCAAACGTTGACAGTGGATCCAACGACTTTTGACAATATAGTTTGAGCATCATACCTGTTGATAAGTTCCTGGCGGTCAGGGCGCAGCGCTAGCTTGATGTTGAGGCTCTCCTTGCGGGCCAGCTTGGCAGCCACGCGGTCAGACTCGTTGGATCCTTCGTACTCCTCCCACGGCCGCGCGTTCTCCTTGTTCTCAAGACCGTTGCCCACGCGCACCGGCCGCGTGCTACACAACACAACACAGTTAATATTCAAccttttcaaacaaaacttatGCTACCTTGTGCTTTTGCATGTGAAAGCTAATAAtgcagaaaataaaaagtaaaacagtCTATGACAGGCATTTTTTTGCTTTAGTTCTTCTTTTGCATATTGAATAACATATTCTATTGTAAGATTTGGATTCAGTGAGCAGTCTCGGTAGGTGTATCTGAATGTGTTAGTTTAGTCATTAAGTTAGCACGAACCAGCACCATCGTGCCATGACCATGCATGTGCTCAACAAACATCCTTAACACCTATGATGCGAACATTGATGAGCCTTCATTCGAAATGTCGGAGACCTAATATGCAGTTTCAAAAATAGGCTGTAAGCCTTCTGTACTTAAACAACTACAAACATATGCATCtgacacattaaataaaaactacttaaattaaatataacttaaacataaattatgtaccAACGCTAGTTGAGTCAATACAATGTCCTCATTAAATGTAAactaattaacaacaaaatattgaaCATAATCATAATTCTATGACCGGCAAACTATAATGAAATTACACGTACATGCAACATAGAACAACGACGTATAGAGCAAGATATCAAGAGAAAACAGCCATAACTTTAACAACAGCACACACGTCAAATGTAGGTTGTGGATCCAAagattaacattattttctgttttaaaatttcGGCTCTTTAAACTATTGATTTATTAACGCTATTATTGAATTTCATTTGAAAGCATCACAGTCATTATCATATGCATCTATAATGGCGTTAGTGTGGACAGTTAGAGACATCGACAGTTAACAAGAGAGAGATGATTCGGAAGCGTGCACAGCACGATGCATGGGCTAAAGGCGAAGCAGACCGTCGGGAGGTCGGTGGGCGAGATGGCGTGGTCAACAACACTGGCATAACGTATGGGACTGTTACCATATGCGGATCCTCGGTTTGGGCGGCGGCCGCCTGCTCGCCGACGCAAGATGGAAATAAACGTACAACTTTCACTATCACGcccaacattttatgaaaatatgaacTGCAGTGTACTGTCTCCTCGCTCACAATTACGTCAAAATGATAAATACaagttccaatttcaaaataaaacgagaATACTTCAAATCAAACGCTGTCGTTGTAATATTGCGGGGATTAGCGATTTGGGAGCACAGCAGGTGGTTTGAAAGCTggatatttaaaatcattttgacAATATCGTGATCAAAGAGTGAATAAGATATTtgtgtaatattaattttatctgcAGATGGATGGCTAAAGTAAAGCGAGAATATCTCCGatattcattattataatactaaGTTGTCGATATGTTACAGGTGGTGATGGATGGTCGTAGTGGTAGGATACTGACTTGAAGCTGGTATGGTGATGGTCCTGGCGCGGCGCGAGGGGCGTGGCGAGCGGGGTGCCGGAGGGggaggcggcgggcgcgggccgcTTCTTGAGCGCGGACTTGAGCGGCACCGCGTTGAAAATGGGCTCCTTAGGCGGAATCTCCTCGACGCGGGACGTGTCCGCACCGAGGTTCAGTGGCTCGACTTCGTCGTCCTCCTGTTCGTCCTCCTCTTCGGCTGATCAAACAATCACAAATCGTTTACTGACCATAGTAAATAATATGTGTTAAAATTACTTCCTCTAAAAGCGAATATTACTATTTAACGGGTCCTGTAAGATATTGAAGTAGCAGTGTAAAAAAGGAATACTATCTAGCAAGCTAGGAAGCTAAGGCTTACCAAGCTTCTCAAGTAAATACTAAGACAACAAAGGGTATTATCATATCACGTCTGCTCACCCGTGGTAACTTGTATGCGAATAGAATCGGAAGGTTGATGCTTACAGTCAGAGAGAGGATGTTGAGCGAGGGGGTGTTGGGCGTGCGCGTGCGCATGCTGGTGCTGGTGGTGGTGGCGCGTGGGGCTGGGTGAACTGAACATGGGTGGGGGTGGTATGGGCCCGATCTCGGACAGCGCGATGGGGGGCTCCGGCAGCTCCGACAGCATGAGCTGTTCCTCCGCGTCGCCGTGCCCGTGGCCGCCGTGCCCGCCGCCGTCGCCCGTCGACCCGTAACCACCCACTGGAACATTTATGCCAATACAGTTTCACGATACATCCAAGCTACAGCTTCAAGTCATTTGGAGCTCATTCAATTAACAACCTCGCCTATAAACCCCAAAGGGTAAACGATGAGGGTCACATTTTCCCTATGAAGGCCATGCCTATTGACGTTTATTGGCCAATCCAATTACACTTTTATCCAAACACTGCAAGCTATACGAAAATATAAAATCGGTGCCATAAGTGCTATTCGAAAAAGCTGGTAAGCAGTTTTGGAAAGCTCCTCCATCAAAAACCAAATTTTTTGCTCTCATTAGCAACTTTTGACcacattttcaaacaaaacctGAAGAAAtgcaaaagttttatttaaaagtgctCTTATGAAAATggcaaacattttataatacatacCAACATCTCCTTGATAGCATATTCGTCGTGGGATCTTGCCGGTCAAGGAGTTGGGTCGCTCAGGCCTCATAAGCTCGCCACCATTTTCCAATTTGTCCTTCTTTGGTTCTgaaattaaggaaaaaataactgttaataaataaagcctGTTCCAAAATTGTTGCAGGTGTAActgttaagttttaaaaaggttaatattaattttagcaAAGACCTAGAATACAGCACGTTTTCGTATTTGTGTAAGTATTTCACTAGTTCAATGTGCATTCAAAACAAGAGCAAACAGAGAAGATTGAACAACAAAACACCTTCAAGTGTAATGAAGCGTGAACTCTCGAGACACCAGCCGATAAATACCGTTTATCCCGATGCCCATTCGtaagaaaaacactttctaaaaataaataaggtattcCAGATTTTTAGCAAGTGTTTTGGCCATCAATTGCCGAGCTTTCAATAACAATCTATCGAAACATTTTACTAATGAAAGCATATTCAAATGTGGCAACAAGAATTTGACAGCAAGCCAAGAGCTCAAATACTCGAAGTAAGGTATAAACGTTTTGGGACATGTCAGATTTTGGCTGTACGTAGTGCAATTCTTTGAATTggaaattttgttttgtgtggcAGAGAGGGACAATTCCGTTTAGTGAGTAATGATAAGCAATATAGAATTTGTAGGTACACTATGGGTGTTCTATTAATAGTCGATAACGAGTGACGGCGTGGCACGCGCCTCCATTCACCGAGCGGAGCGACGACGGCGTCGGCGTCGGCCTTGGCCTCGCCATGGAACTGTGTTATTGACGCATCTCCGCCGCTATACGCTCAGATAAAACTATGCGCACTTTCCGCTAAAGTCTACATACGCCATTGTAAGAATttcccaatatttatttatcgatttggCAATCAATGACAGCTGGCCTGTTGAGACAAACCAGATGagcatttaaaattaagtgtCACGTTAAAAAGAACTAAGGCATAATGCATAATCCGTACAATGACACATTATAGAGATAAAGATACTAGTGAGAGACGGTGTTACTCTTTCCATACAATCTCTTGTTAATCAGTCCTGATCAAAATTAACTTTTGTCATAGTGCATACAGCCCCAACACCGgtaagaagatttttttattaatatgaagtTGGTGCTACACGTCCGTATGTGTACACTACACTGTACATAGACAATGAGTAGAGCGATTAGTCCCTCGCCCATGTGAGGCAACATTTAACATAGCGCACCAGGCACTGCCAGCCTCGCAATTTTCGTGACCGAACACGGCTTAGTTAAAGATTGCGACATAGATCAACTATGCAAAAACTCCATTTCGAAAGATTATATTGTTAGCATAAATCTTTTGTAGGATTTATTGTTATACCTAATAGACTAAGAATGAATCTGAAAATAGCTTTTATTACGCTTTGTGTAAAGGTtaacagaaatattttcgtGACAGTGTCGCCAGAAAGCAGTGGATTACTCTGAACGGCGGCCGTGACTTCTGTAGATATGTAGAAATGTTTATATAAAGTACTGAAATAGAACTCCTCGAAAATAACGAAAcaacgaaataaacaaaatcccGAAAATAACGTGTAAGCCGTATTAATGACGAGTAACAGTTCCGGGCAGTTCACGAACTTGTTACAAacattcaataaacaaacatttactaGCTGACTGATTAATCAATTTCGCACGCTCAACTGTTGaagttatgttatttatttaattgaccGATGTCGATACGTTTTATACAGGAAGCAAAAGCAATGAAGCAAACTAGAAATACATATCTATAGATCATTAGTGCGATAAACCTACACCGATAGGTGTTAGGTCTAGCACAGATTACTCTCACTGTTTATGTTCTAAGCACAGCCAGTGATGACAAgtcaataataattgtaatttaatccATCCATTATAATGTCATCAGcgaaacatataaataaaattgacagtTTTCAGTCCACAAAATGTCTTTAGAGCGATGCAAGAGCTATTTGTCGGCCAAGGCTAAACAGATCGATTGACCTTTCTTTCGTTTAGATGAATGCTGAAAATTA
This window of the Helicoverpa armigera isolate CAAS_96S chromosome 9, ASM3070526v1, whole genome shotgun sequence genome carries:
- the LOC110375670 gene encoding phosphatase and actin regulator 4 isoform X4; its protein translation is MASDNDKSSNNHNLDGSLKSNKKLANTGSIGDNEDKSNLGVHPVGKGGRHLSIPFDSATANGDITKKQNGSAVRTNSLGSGARTPPAERTKSKFSAFGRLFKPWKWKRKKKSEKFEAASRTLERKISVRANRDELVQKGILLPESPVTPVPEVDEPLSPPSGAEEARSEVSAAQAAQDRLVGMHAALQAQLASQLQQQHQQAAMAAAVAAAAAAHHHHQNNNVIEPKKDKLENGGELMRPERPNSLTGKIPRRICYQGDVVGGYGSTGDGGGHGGHGHGDAEEQLMLSELPEPPIALSEIGPIPPPPMFSSPSPTRHHHQHQHAHAHAQHPLAQHPLSDSEEEDEQEDDEVEPLNLGADTSRVEEIPPKEPIFNAVPLKSALKKRPAPAASPSGTPLATPLAPRQDHHHTSFKRPPPKPRIRICTRPVRVGNGLENKENARPWEEYEGSNESDRVAAKLARKESLNIKLALRPDRQELINRNILVVQSEHERQESWEAIGARLIRRLSMRPTAEELVERNILKSQSPAEEKKQKEEKKRYLLRKLSFRPTVDELKEKKIIRFSDYIEVTQAHDYDRRADKPWTRLTPRDKAAIRRELNEFKSSEMAVHEESKHLTRFHRP